A genomic segment from Eisenibacter elegans DSM 3317 encodes:
- the lipB gene encoding lipoyl(octanoyl) transferase LipB, which yields MIYLQTLRPIAYAAALAHQTQLFEAKIAAHQNGQDFPHYLLCCEHPPTYTLGKNGKSDNLLLSPEYLAQQGAALFHIDRGGDITYHGPGQLTGYPIWHLPSLGLGVRAYVTLLEDCLIDLLKNYGIEADRLANAPGVWVAQSRKIAAIGIRCSRGVTMHGFALNINTDLRYFGYINPCGFTDKGVTSIAQELGHPVDFAACQEQLVALMAERVAQKMVIQVLPEHQVSIK from the coding sequence ATGATATACTTACAAACTCTCCGCCCTATTGCTTATGCAGCCGCCTTGGCGCACCAAACACAGCTTTTTGAAGCCAAAATAGCGGCTCACCAAAACGGCCAAGATTTCCCCCACTATTTACTTTGCTGCGAACACCCTCCTACCTATACCTTGGGCAAAAACGGCAAGAGCGATAACCTCCTCCTATCGCCCGAATACTTGGCACAACAAGGCGCCGCGCTTTTTCACATCGACCGTGGCGGCGACATTACTTACCACGGCCCCGGCCAATTGACCGGATACCCTATTTGGCACTTGCCAAGCTTGGGGCTTGGGGTAAGGGCTTATGTAACCTTGTTGGAAGATTGCCTGATTGATTTACTAAAAAACTATGGCATTGAAGCTGACAGACTGGCCAATGCGCCGGGGGTATGGGTAGCCCAAAGCCGTAAGATAGCTGCCATTGGTATCCGTTGTAGTAGAGGGGTTACGATGCACGGTTTTGCGCTCAACATCAATACCGATTTGCGCTACTTTGGCTATATCAACCCCTGTGGTTTTACTGACAAGGGCGTAACTTCTATCGCCCAAGAGCTAGGACACCCGGTAGATTTTGCGGCCTGCCAAGAGCAACTCGTAGCTTTGATGGCTGAGAGGGTAGCGCAGAAGATGGTAATACAAGTGCTGCCTGAACACCAAGTCTCAATCAAATAA
- a CDS encoding PAS domain S-box protein — MLLAMLSAASSTPPQAPVSWVITDLSGVIIHTSARLQELFATLPLSLSGQTIASIDPSLGLLLPPAETPLAEVSSLLLPAQGLCVQLELMDTDRYLWMFRSLPENTMPPISSLTHLPQQAWLLPYTRDMISVHDEDGQLCYVSPSVYSLLGYEEARFMQLSIFSIIHPDFKPRIFSLLRQQAQNLSQNANPGLQRSPVVRFQYKIRHKHGNWRWFDTQAYLMYDAQSGKHYVQAASRDITEYKSIQHQLAASQKFLEGMAQAVPDFIYIYDIRSHQYAYANKTSDPITGYSLDELNQMGTGFIKTFLHPEDAPLMLQALQEIQSGTCHSREVTCRIYNKTGQVRWLDTIFTPFQRNAAQDITHLLGVGRDVTDKKTAEIRLYESERKLKQAQEISQIGSWEYDLHLNEAFISEECFSILAIHTNESRQAYQQAPQELLKFVAPKERKQVEDYVNRILTTGEEFSFTYRCHVAGRGAVYVRLRGSCLLNNEGRVQKVYGSVQDITESKLKEMELIKAKVRAESTARAKEQFLSTMTHEIRTPMNAVIGMTHLLLQESPKPEQVGTLNTLKFSAQSLMTLINDILDFNKIEAGKIEFEAVDFHIKDLLSNIEQSFSYKAIEKGIDLELFISAQIPDIVVGDPVRLTQVLSNLINNAIKFTDNGSVTVKLRLDAEDKEEVQINFSVEDTGIGIPEDKLESIFEAFMQVSTDTTRRYGGTGLGLAISKRLVELQNSRIQVVSEVDRGSCFSFSLVFRKSKLEKVVSLPGIQMPAATQALKSVALLLVEDRDINRMVATKFLKQWGIEPDFAMDGLDALEKAQRRNYDLILMDLLMPVMDGYEATQQLRMLPNYQKTPIIALTASALHEEKDRAFVAGVTDYITKPFNPNELYEKLIKYLTRVNQQQLAEVLPSNIVDFQDIDEIFQGDTQQKRQVIEMFIQEIRTLKQAYGEMLLNRDQDRLRDWLHNQEGSSGFFGISPLIQALREGVNLLKISADEAQLKRSISFVGRICEQILAELHQKIAHERV; from the coding sequence ATGCTTTTAGCTATGTTGAGTGCTGCTTCTTCTACTCCCCCCCAAGCGCCGGTGAGCTGGGTCATCACCGATTTGTCAGGGGTTATTATACATACGAGCGCTCGGCTCCAAGAGCTGTTTGCGACCTTGCCCCTCTCTCTTTCAGGACAAACTATCGCCTCCATCGACCCCTCCTTAGGCTTATTGCTACCCCCGGCAGAAACACCCTTGGCCGAAGTATCGAGTTTGCTATTGCCTGCCCAAGGGCTTTGTGTACAGCTCGAACTAATGGACACCGACAGGTACCTCTGGATGTTTAGGAGCTTGCCCGAAAACACGATGCCGCCTATATCCTCCCTAACACACCTACCCCAACAAGCTTGGTTGCTACCCTATACCCGCGATATGATTTCGGTACACGATGAAGACGGGCAGCTTTGTTATGTGTCGCCCTCGGTATACAGCTTGTTGGGCTACGAAGAGGCGCGCTTTATGCAACTCTCCATTTTTTCGATTATCCATCCCGATTTCAAACCACGAATTTTTTCTCTACTCCGACAACAAGCCCAAAATCTCTCTCAAAACGCTAACCCCGGGCTACAACGCTCGCCAGTGGTGCGTTTTCAGTACAAAATTAGACACAAACATGGCAACTGGCGTTGGTTTGACACACAGGCCTATCTGATGTATGATGCACAATCAGGCAAACACTATGTCCAGGCAGCTTCCCGAGATATTACAGAATACAAAAGCATCCAGCACCAACTGGCAGCAAGCCAAAAATTTTTGGAAGGGATGGCGCAGGCTGTGCCTGATTTTATCTATATTTATGATATCCGCTCACATCAATATGCCTATGCCAACAAAACAAGCGACCCTATCACGGGCTACAGCCTTGATGAACTAAACCAGATGGGTACGGGGTTTATCAAAACCTTTCTACACCCTGAAGATGCGCCGTTGATGCTACAAGCGCTACAAGAAATCCAAAGCGGTACTTGCCACAGCCGCGAAGTTACTTGTCGTATCTACAACAAAACAGGGCAGGTACGGTGGCTAGATACCATTTTTACACCCTTTCAGCGCAACGCGGCTCAGGACATCACTCACCTATTGGGCGTTGGGCGGGATGTAACCGACAAAAAAACGGCCGAAATACGCCTCTATGAAAGTGAACGCAAGCTCAAACAAGCACAGGAGATTTCACAAATCGGTAGTTGGGAGTATGATCTCCACCTCAACGAGGCCTTTATCTCCGAAGAATGTTTCAGTATCTTGGCCATTCATACCAATGAAAGCCGGCAAGCCTATCAACAGGCCCCACAAGAGCTGTTGAAATTTGTAGCCCCCAAAGAACGTAAACAAGTCGAAGACTACGTCAACAGAATATTAACTACCGGCGAAGAATTTTCCTTTACCTACCGCTGCCACGTAGCAGGCCGAGGGGCGGTATATGTAAGGCTGCGGGGTAGCTGCTTGCTCAATAATGAAGGGCGTGTACAGAAGGTTTATGGCTCCGTACAAGACATTACGGAGAGTAAGCTCAAAGAAATGGAGCTTATCAAGGCCAAGGTACGCGCCGAGTCTACAGCGCGAGCCAAGGAACAGTTTCTCTCTACGATGACCCACGAAATTCGTACCCCTATGAATGCCGTGATTGGGATGACCCACCTGCTGCTACAAGAGTCGCCCAAGCCCGAACAAGTCGGCACACTCAACACCCTCAAGTTTTCGGCACAAAGTCTTATGACCCTCATCAACGACATCCTGGACTTCAACAAAATAGAAGCCGGTAAAATTGAGTTTGAGGCGGTCGATTTTCATATCAAAGACTTGCTGAGCAATATCGAACAGTCTTTCTCCTACAAAGCCATCGAAAAAGGGATTGACCTAGAGTTGTTCATCAGTGCGCAAATCCCTGATATTGTCGTAGGCGACCCAGTACGCCTTACCCAAGTATTGAGTAACCTCATCAACAACGCCATTAAATTTACCGATAATGGCTCTGTAACAGTAAAGCTCCGCCTCGACGCAGAGGACAAGGAAGAGGTACAGATTAATTTCTCGGTAGAAGACACCGGTATTGGTATTCCTGAAGACAAACTAGAGAGCATCTTCGAAGCTTTTATGCAAGTCAGCACAGACACTACCCGCCGCTATGGCGGCACTGGTCTCGGCTTGGCCATCAGCAAGCGCCTAGTAGAGCTACAAAACAGCCGCATACAAGTAGTCAGTGAAGTAGACAGAGGCTCTTGCTTTTCCTTCAGTTTGGTATTCCGCAAGAGCAAGCTCGAAAAAGTAGTCAGTCTGCCTGGTATACAAATGCCCGCCGCTACACAAGCCCTCAAAAGCGTTGCCCTACTCTTGGTCGAAGACAGGGACATCAATCGGATGGTCGCTACCAAATTTCTAAAACAATGGGGTATAGAGCCCGATTTTGCAATGGATGGGCTGGATGCGCTTGAAAAAGCACAACGACGCAATTATGATCTCATCTTGATGGACTTGCTTATGCCCGTAATGGATGGGTATGAGGCCACCCAGCAGTTGCGTATGCTGCCTAATTATCAAAAAACCCCTATCATTGCGCTGACTGCCTCTGCCTTACACGAAGAAAAAGACCGCGCCTTTGTGGCTGGGGTTACGGACTATATCACCAAGCCCTTCAACCCCAACGAGCTTTATGAGAAGCTCATCAAATACCTCACCCGCGTCAACCAACAACAACTGGCCGAAGTATTGCCCAGCAATATTGTCGATTTTCAGGACATAGACGAGATTTTTCAAGGCGATACCCAACAAAAACGGCAGGTGATAGAGATGTTCATCCAAGAAATCAGAACCCTCAAGCAAGCCTATGGCGAGATGTTGCTCAACCGCGACCAAGATCGGCTACGCGATTGGCTACACAACCAAGAAGGCTCTAGCGGCTTTTTTGGCATTAGTCCACTCATTCAAGCGCTACGCGAAGGCGTAAATTTGCTCAAAATCAGTGCTGACGAAGCCCAACTCAAGCGCTCTATCAGCTTTGTAGGCCGAATATGTGAGCAGATTTTGGCCGAGCTACACCAGAAAATAGCTCACGAACGTGTGTAA
- a CDS encoding response regulator gives MVHLTKPRIIVVDDADSVRAIAGYVLQKAGYEVLSLKSGEEALQYFGQPLEDRSAFSQLLLTDIRMSGISGIDLARSLRHQSVYQQMPIVMMSSNFGTVPSSELAQLQLNGLVRKPLNVSNLIATVKVALATTQHTHQALF, from the coding sequence TTGGTTCACCTCACCAAACCCCGCATCATTGTCGTAGACGATGCGGACAGTGTGCGTGCTATAGCTGGATATGTACTTCAGAAAGCGGGTTATGAGGTGTTGTCTTTGAAAAGTGGTGAAGAAGCCTTGCAGTACTTTGGTCAGCCTTTGGAGGACAGAAGTGCGTTTTCGCAATTGCTACTGACAGACATCCGCATGTCCGGTATTTCAGGTATAGACTTGGCTCGTTCTCTGCGCCATCAGTCAGTTTACCAGCAGATGCCGATTGTGATGATGAGCAGTAACTTTGGCACCGTACCATCGTCAGAGCTGGCTCAGCTCCAGCTCAATGGCCTAGTACGCAAACCCCTCAATGTATCAAACCTGATTGCTACAGTAAAAGTGGCCTTAGCTACTACTCAGCACACACATCAGGCATTGTTTTAG
- a CDS encoding DinB family protein, whose product MARQWKNDFLAELHAAYEAVYVAYEQQTQHLDERQLNWKPNADKWSVAECLQHLIITAEGYLPQVAKQLDDANLRRVKGKEGYQTTFFGKIFLGFLDPESARKLSAPKMFKPEASQYDRQIVTQHLALLRKIMDCLKEADGYILNRLIIKSPAAWFIRFNMGDYFKIELLHHQRHLIQIKKTIALEEFPKA is encoded by the coding sequence ATGGCTAGGCAGTGGAAAAATGATTTTTTGGCCGAATTGCATGCCGCATATGAGGCAGTTTATGTGGCTTATGAACAACAAACACAACATCTAGATGAGCGGCAACTCAACTGGAAACCTAACGCCGACAAATGGAGTGTCGCCGAGTGTCTGCAACACCTTATCATTACTGCTGAAGGATACTTGCCCCAAGTGGCAAAACAGCTCGATGATGCTAACTTGCGCAGAGTAAAGGGCAAAGAGGGATATCAAACCACGTTTTTTGGGAAAATTTTCCTAGGTTTTCTCGACCCCGAATCGGCTCGAAAGCTCTCCGCTCCCAAAATGTTCAAGCCAGAGGCCTCACAATACGACCGCCAGATTGTAACCCAACATCTGGCCCTGCTTCGAAAGATAATGGATTGCCTCAAAGAGGCAGATGGCTACATACTCAACCGGCTGATTATCAAATCACCGGCAGCTTGGTTTATCCGATTCAATATGGGGGATTATTTCAAAATAGAATTATTGCATCACCAACGGCATCTCATTCAAATCAAAAAAACCATAGCGTTAGAGGAATTCCCGAAAGCTTGA
- a CDS encoding phytoene desaturase family protein: MYSPNTSSFYANTTDDYDVAVIGSGMGALSAAGLLAKQGLRVLILEQNYLPGGCTSAYWRKGFVFESGATTLVGLGNQMPLQHLVDALGIKIPARKLELPMQVHLRDGRILNRYQDLEAWIAEAERVFGVKNQRPFWEFCYRISQFVWQTSLKQTAFPPARLSDLWQCALRATPEQVRLARYAFFSTQWLLKHFGLDKNDDFVDFINEQLLITAQNHAKEVNVLFGATALCYTNYDNYYVDGGLINLVNPIIAYVERQGGACHLREAVQHVRRAERGYVLRTDKAEYRARFVISGVPLNNTLALFEGLPTNKYTHQVLDSESLNSAFQMGIGFKNSTTTPATIHHQIHLPKALTGIGAASIFLSINHPDDHSRCDEAGHSVASVSTHLPDPGNKGAIDKSAAEAQVLDILEQRGFLKREHIVYMHSSTQKSWEKWTGRAFGFVGGYPQWMRIKPWQMVEARLDGHGAYLCGDTTYPGQGIPGTVLSGIIAAEKLLRDWPEARSERFATVRQTDVLITE; encoded by the coding sequence ATGTACAGCCCCAATACTTCCTCGTTTTACGCTAATACTACTGATGATTATGATGTTGCTGTCATTGGTAGTGGGATGGGCGCGTTGAGCGCCGCAGGTTTGTTGGCCAAGCAAGGGCTACGGGTATTGATTTTGGAACAGAACTACCTCCCCGGAGGCTGCACGAGTGCTTACTGGCGCAAGGGGTTTGTATTCGAAAGCGGCGCAACGACCTTGGTAGGCTTGGGCAATCAGATGCCCTTGCAGCATTTGGTCGATGCTTTGGGAATCAAGATTCCAGCCCGCAAGCTGGAGCTGCCTATGCAAGTACACCTCCGCGATGGGCGCATACTCAACCGATACCAAGATTTAGAGGCTTGGATAGCAGAGGCCGAGCGGGTTTTTGGTGTCAAAAATCAACGCCCATTTTGGGAGTTTTGCTACCGTATCAGCCAGTTTGTATGGCAGACTTCTCTAAAGCAGACCGCCTTCCCACCGGCTCGCCTAAGCGACCTCTGGCAATGCGCCCTGCGCGCCACCCCTGAGCAGGTGCGGCTGGCACGTTATGCGTTTTTCTCGACTCAGTGGCTGCTCAAGCATTTTGGGCTTGATAAAAACGATGACTTTGTAGACTTTATCAATGAACAGCTGCTCATCACCGCCCAAAACCACGCCAAGGAGGTCAATGTACTCTTTGGAGCAACAGCGCTTTGTTATACCAATTATGACAACTACTATGTAGACGGAGGGCTGATCAACTTGGTAAATCCAATTATCGCATATGTAGAACGCCAAGGAGGTGCTTGCCATCTACGTGAGGCCGTACAGCATGTTAGGAGAGCAGAGCGGGGCTATGTATTGCGCACCGACAAGGCGGAGTATCGTGCTAGATTTGTCATTTCGGGAGTTCCCCTCAACAATACCCTTGCGCTATTTGAAGGTCTACCAACCAACAAATATACCCATCAAGTGCTGGACTCGGAGTCCCTCAACAGTGCTTTTCAGATGGGTATAGGATTCAAGAACAGCACCACAACACCGGCAACCATCCATCATCAGATACACCTCCCCAAAGCATTGACCGGCATTGGTGCGGCCAGTATTTTCTTGAGTATCAATCATCCCGACGACCACAGCCGCTGCGACGAGGCCGGCCATAGCGTGGCTTCAGTAAGCACACACCTCCCCGATCCCGGCAACAAAGGAGCTATTGACAAAAGCGCCGCAGAGGCTCAGGTATTGGACATTTTGGAGCAACGTGGTTTTTTGAAACGGGAGCACATTGTCTATATGCACTCTTCGACCCAAAAGAGTTGGGAAAAATGGACAGGCCGCGCCTTTGGTTTTGTGGGTGGATACCCTCAATGGATGCGTATCAAGCCTTGGCAGATGGTAGAAGCACGCCTCGACGGCCACGGCGCTTACCTTTGCGGCGATACGACCTACCCCGGGCAGGGCATCCCGGGTACGGTACTCAGTGGTATTATTGCTGCCGAGAAACTCCTCCGTGACTGGCCAGAAGCCCGCTCTGAGAGGTTCGCAACAGTCCGCCAAACAGATGTGCTAATAACAGAATAA
- a CDS encoding 6-pyruvoyl trahydropterin synthase family protein yields the protein MKISVFRKEHFNAAHRLHNPRWSDEKNARVFGKCNNPNYHGHNYELIVQVTGEVDPETGYLIDMKVLSDLIKEHVTEKFDHKNLSLDVEEFQDLNPSAENIAIVIWRILRQLLEDKYELKVKLYETERNFVEFPA from the coding sequence ATGAAAATCTCTGTCTTCCGCAAGGAACATTTCAACGCTGCCCATCGCCTACACAACCCGCGATGGAGCGATGAGAAGAACGCTCGTGTCTTTGGAAAATGTAATAATCCCAATTATCACGGACACAACTACGAACTGATTGTTCAGGTAACCGGAGAGGTTGACCCCGAAACCGGCTATCTGATAGATATGAAAGTGCTCAGCGACCTAATCAAGGAGCACGTAACCGAAAAATTTGACCACAAAAACCTGTCCTTGGATGTAGAGGAGTTCCAAGACCTCAACCCTTCAGCAGAAAACATTGCTATCGTGATTTGGCGCATCCTGCGTCAGCTATTAGAGGATAAATACGAGCTAAAAGTTAAACTTTATGAAACAGAACGGAACTTTGTGGAATTCCCCGCTTGA
- the folE gene encoding GTP cyclohydrolase I FolE, producing the protein MKQNGTLWNSPLDHNYIDHIGDEHIGTAYDTPMRPDAFELNDDEKIDKIEAHFREIMLTLGLDLNDDSLKGTPRRVAKMYVQEIFQGLNPANKPKVALFENKYQYNQMLVEKDITLYSNCEHHFVPIIGKAHVAYISSGKVIGLSKINRIVQFYAKRPQVQERLTRQIGEELKNVLQTDDIAVVIDAHHLCVSSRGIQDVNSSTVTAFYGGKFEQEATKQEFLRYLSGQ; encoded by the coding sequence ATGAAACAGAACGGAACTTTGTGGAATTCCCCGCTTGACCACAATTACATTGACCATATCGGCGACGAGCACATCGGCACGGCCTATGATACCCCTATGCGCCCAGATGCTTTTGAGCTAAATGATGACGAGAAGATAGATAAAATCGAGGCCCACTTTCGCGAGATTATGCTCACCCTTGGGCTAGACCTCAACGACGACAGCCTCAAAGGGACTCCCCGACGTGTGGCTAAGATGTACGTACAGGAGATTTTTCAAGGCCTCAACCCTGCCAATAAGCCTAAGGTGGCACTTTTCGAAAATAAATACCAATATAACCAAATGTTGGTTGAGAAAGACATCACGCTTTACTCTAACTGCGAGCACCACTTTGTGCCCATCATTGGCAAGGCACACGTAGCCTATATCTCTAGCGGAAAGGTGATTGGTTTGTCCAAAATCAACCGTATCGTGCAGTTTTATGCCAAACGCCCCCAAGTACAGGAGCGACTGACGCGCCAAATTGGGGAAGAGTTGAAAAATGTGCTTCAGACGGATGATATTGCCGTGGTAATCGATGCCCACCACTTGTGTGTCTCTTCAAGAGGTATTCAGGATGTCAATAGCAGTACAGTTACGGCCTTTTATGGGGGCAAATTTGAGCAAGAGGCTACCAAACAGGAGTTTTTGCGCTATTTGTCTGGCCAATAA
- a CDS encoding muramidase family protein has protein sequence MKSLKSSISLWLLGFLISLPTLAEPTDSLRLKRIGERIFIVHQVDRGESLSKIAQRYRVQMNQILEYNRHIPTANDLKANDILMVPYGEGQVLTSGSQAPDETQFYNLTHKVVKGDNLTQIARQYSLSLAELREMNNLEDDKIRLGQELIVGVGNRKTVRKNTPDKQYVSANATTPNRVLKSSMHDDNERPIIHTVVRGDNLTQIARQYKVSIDDLKAFNHLTNENVQVGQRLIVGYSDGQAIPNNLAEQTTNYTVVKGDNLTQIARKYNMSVAQLREWNNIDAETIRVGQVLIVAQPIAEGEVAQTQQYQVQKHKVARGESLEGIAKKYQVAIDDIKDWNKLTSSALREGQELVVYLENKQGSVQAQQITQNKQTSSDTPIDAIISMPTDAGNNNASQGNKQGAAANNNSSGFFDGLEGPNRGETAQTTNAAVKKIVYKVQGGDNVYRIAKAFKVQQADVQKWNNLAPNTVLKLNQEIDVFTTVTLAEGEAYLAQMRSGQQNNTNTNPNNNVDTGDGILDFFNSTQGATRGATNNNTQQQAVQQQATQQSQVLKSSQYNDPIQQVAQQNNAATTQNNTAANTQANVANTQAAAATTQQKTEVKVETQAIKQPVQEELEPTVSTVVVHGKIEREESGYANIIQETGDNNKYVALHRDANVGQVIRLSNPENNLTAFVRIIGQLPENEDDKVIIRVSKSVVDALKPSSTDNFKVTLHYTVQ, from the coding sequence ATGAAAAGTTTGAAATCTAGCATAAGTCTATGGCTGTTGGGCTTTTTGATAAGCCTACCTACCTTGGCCGAACCTACCGACTCGCTCCGCCTCAAACGTATCGGAGAGCGTATATTCATTGTACACCAAGTAGACAGAGGCGAGAGCCTCAGCAAGATAGCCCAACGCTATCGGGTACAAATGAACCAAATACTGGAGTACAACAGACATATCCCTACGGCCAATGACCTGAAGGCCAATGATATTTTGATGGTGCCTTATGGAGAAGGACAAGTACTGACGAGCGGCAGCCAAGCTCCTGACGAAACGCAGTTTTATAACCTCACCCACAAGGTCGTCAAAGGAGATAATCTCACCCAAATAGCCCGGCAGTATAGCCTCTCTTTGGCCGAGCTAAGGGAAATGAATAATTTGGAGGATGATAAAATCCGCCTTGGCCAAGAACTGATTGTAGGGGTAGGTAACCGCAAAACTGTCCGCAAAAATACGCCTGACAAGCAGTATGTCAGTGCCAATGCCACCACCCCCAATCGTGTACTCAAAAGCAGTATGCACGACGACAATGAGCGGCCTATCATTCATACAGTAGTCCGAGGCGACAACCTTACCCAAATAGCCCGACAATACAAGGTTTCGATTGATGACCTAAAAGCCTTTAACCATCTCACCAACGAAAATGTCCAGGTTGGGCAGCGCCTCATTGTAGGATATAGCGACGGGCAGGCTATTCCTAATAATCTCGCCGAACAAACAACCAACTATACTGTAGTCAAAGGCGACAACCTTACCCAAATAGCCCGCAAATACAATATGTCGGTAGCGCAGTTGCGTGAGTGGAACAACATCGATGCGGAGACAATCCGGGTCGGGCAGGTACTTATCGTAGCGCAGCCTATCGCCGAAGGCGAAGTAGCTCAAACCCAACAATACCAAGTACAGAAACACAAGGTAGCTCGCGGTGAATCGTTAGAAGGCATTGCCAAAAAATACCAAGTGGCCATTGACGATATCAAAGATTGGAACAAACTCACTTCCAGCGCCTTGCGCGAAGGGCAGGAGCTGGTTGTGTATTTGGAAAATAAACAAGGTAGTGTCCAAGCTCAACAAATCACTCAAAACAAACAAACTAGCAGCGACACTCCTATCGATGCTATCATCAGTATGCCTACCGATGCCGGCAATAACAACGCCAGCCAAGGCAATAAGCAAGGCGCTGCTGCAAACAATAATAGTAGTGGGTTCTTTGATGGCTTAGAAGGCCCCAACCGAGGCGAAACTGCACAAACCACTAATGCTGCTGTCAAAAAAATAGTGTATAAGGTGCAGGGAGGCGATAATGTTTACCGGATTGCCAAGGCATTCAAAGTACAACAAGCAGATGTGCAGAAATGGAATAACCTAGCCCCCAATACTGTCCTCAAGCTCAATCAAGAAATTGATGTGTTTACGACAGTTACCCTTGCCGAAGGCGAAGCATACCTCGCACAGATGCGCAGCGGGCAACAAAACAATACCAATACCAACCCGAATAACAATGTCGACACTGGTGATGGTATCCTTGATTTCTTCAACAGTACCCAAGGAGCAACCCGTGGTGCTACTAACAACAACACTCAACAGCAAGCCGTACAACAACAGGCTACTCAACAGAGCCAAGTGCTGAAGTCGTCGCAGTATAATGACCCAATACAACAAGTAGCCCAGCAAAATAATGCAGCAACCACACAAAACAATACCGCTGCCAACACACAGGCTAATGTAGCCAATACACAAGCGGCTGCCGCTACTACACAACAAAAAACAGAAGTCAAAGTAGAAACACAGGCTATCAAACAACCCGTCCAAGAAGAGTTGGAGCCTACTGTCAGTACTGTCGTGGTACACGGCAAGATTGAGCGTGAGGAAAGCGGATATGCAAATATCATTCAGGAGACAGGTGACAACAACAAGTATGTCGCACTACACAGAGATGCGAATGTAGGACAGGTAATTCGTTTGTCCAACCCTGAAAATAACTTGACGGCTTTTGTCCGCATAATCGGCCAATTGCCCGAAAACGAAGATGATAAGGTAATCATTCGTGTGTCTAAGAGCGTGGTTGATGCATTAAAGCCTAGCAGTACCGATAACTTTAAAGTTACGCTTCATTATACAGTACAATAA